From a region of the Vanrija pseudolonga chromosome 2, complete sequence genome:
- the SPBC31F10.02_0 gene encoding Putative esterase, producing MACLNFVRKTWAKTIAKGGHDGTVLHSLVVNSARPGYVHTTLKVSAQHLNNHNTVHGGVLLSLTDTVTSLALQSRGIVPPTGASVNISCEFVRPGGRDGDELIGIGEVVQLGRTLAYTRVNFHSPDGKLVAFGNHTKHMGANKPTVNFSEDGELEIPLEEKHHHKKA from the exons ATGGCCTGCCTCAACTTCGTCCGCAAA ACCTGGGCAAAGACCATTGCAAAGGGCG GCCACGATGGGACCGTCCTCCACTCG CTCGTGGTCAACTCGGCCCGCCCGGGATATGTCCACACGACGCTCAAGGTCAGCGCGCAGCACCTGAACAACCATAAC ACGgtgcacggcggcgtgctgctctCG CTCACCGACACTGtcacgtcgctcgcgctgcagTCGCGGGGCATCGTCCCGCCGACCGGCGCGTCTGTCAACATCTCGTGCGAGTTTGTCCGCCCCGGAGGtcgggacggcgacgagctgatcggcatcggcgaggtggtgcagcTTG GCCGCACGCTCGCCTACACGCGCGTCAACTTCCACTCGcccgacggcaagctcgtcgcaTTCGGCAACCACACCAAGCACATGGGCGCCAACAAGCCCACCGTCAACTtcagcgaggacggcgagctcgagatccCCTTGGAGGAGAAGCACCACCACAAGAAGGCGTAG